Proteins encoded within one genomic window of Streptomyces sp. NBC_01314:
- a CDS encoding oxygenase MpaB family protein — translation MTYTNASMDDLRKSGDELADATVAALFERGEVGKFNTLMRYVSTASAPLPDGLPDVAREYLEATSTPPAWVDWAEMEKARLFFIDNNVHISTALSFASMPACYVVPHVAKLLSASHGLKYPSKRMAETGQFTVHLMQPDAFEAGSRFIPAAQKVRLLHASIRHHLTRENHWDTETLGTPICQEDMIGGQMFFSLLVLDSLHRLGIHMSTEGAEAYYYAWRVVGAMLGVDQNAVPQSLDEARQFLDLYMVRHMGPSEEGTQLTRQLIDLYEEVVPGTFFDPIVSALIRHLIGDTCADWLHVPRTSWDTVVKAVPHLLGVLETIEDRSPLGAWALDRLGHLTTVLELSSLTRGRVMHYAIPETLKKDFGLSSAVPRTHRWIPPAATA, via the coding sequence ATGACCTACACCAACGCATCGATGGACGACCTGCGGAAGTCCGGCGACGAACTCGCCGACGCCACCGTCGCCGCGCTCTTCGAACGCGGAGAGGTAGGCAAGTTCAACACCCTGATGCGCTACGTCTCCACCGCGAGCGCTCCCCTGCCCGACGGACTGCCCGACGTCGCACGCGAGTACCTGGAGGCCACCAGCACCCCTCCCGCCTGGGTGGACTGGGCGGAGATGGAGAAGGCCCGGCTGTTCTTCATCGACAACAACGTGCACATCTCCACCGCGCTGTCCTTCGCCTCCATGCCCGCCTGCTACGTCGTCCCGCACGTGGCGAAGCTGCTGTCGGCCAGCCACGGTCTGAAGTACCCGTCCAAACGGATGGCGGAGACCGGCCAGTTCACCGTCCATCTGATGCAGCCCGACGCCTTCGAAGCCGGCAGCCGATTCATCCCCGCCGCCCAGAAAGTCCGACTCCTGCACGCCTCCATCCGCCACCACCTCACCCGCGAGAACCACTGGGACACCGAGACCCTGGGCACGCCGATCTGCCAGGAGGACATGATCGGCGGGCAGATGTTCTTCTCCCTGCTCGTCCTGGACAGCCTGCACCGCCTCGGCATCCACATGTCGACCGAGGGCGCGGAGGCCTACTACTACGCGTGGCGCGTCGTCGGCGCCATGCTCGGCGTCGACCAGAACGCCGTCCCCCAAAGTCTCGACGAGGCCCGCCAGTTCCTCGACCTGTACATGGTCCGGCACATGGGGCCCTCCGAGGAGGGCACGCAGCTGACCCGGCAGCTGATCGACCTCTACGAGGAAGTCGTGCCCGGCACCTTCTTCGACCCGATCGTCTCCGCCCTCATCCGCCACCTCATCGGCGACACCTGCGCCGACTGGCTCCACGTACCGCGCACTTCGTGGGACACCGTCGTCAAGGCCGTGCCCCATCTGCTCGGCGTCCTGGAGACCATCGAGGACCGCTCCCCCCTCGGCGCCTGGGCCCTGGACCGCCTCGGCCACCTCACCACGGTCCTCGAACTGTCTTCCCTCACCCGTGGACGCGTCATGCACTACGCGATCCCGGAAACCCTCAAGAAGGACTTCGGCCTCTCCAGCGCGGTACCCCGCACCCACCGGTGGATCCCACCGGCCGCCACCGCCTGA